The Arachis ipaensis cultivar K30076 chromosome B07, Araip1.1, whole genome shotgun sequence genome includes a window with the following:
- the LOC107608898 gene encoding uncharacterized protein LOC107608898 isoform X3, with protein MIAKCASPIPIAIAVPSSHSHRPSLRPINIIIKCSASSSTSSNINSSEHLRSQLDHLHAEANTTTTKANNARMRLLRLSEAAEKLQKQAAISIQRGDENGAREMLFQRKKVLQALEKSKSRIELLDELSTKLSEAISLKESQLIGSTMNMEDTIEDASSPIRIVAPSEEVQGDFSEDDSEPNTMNFSDIQGNQLDDEEAVNILGSLSNDSWNEDNTVSCLSVTSAYDEFLENIDKKLDEIEAELVTVLNVSTLVLDSEERPKNSRLQQTTELLESIRTIRQRIASINVSQRQN; from the exons ATGATAGCGAAGTGTGCCTCACCCATTCCCATTGCCATTGCTGTTCCCAGCAGCCATAGCCACAGACCTTCACTGAGGcccatcaacatcatcatcaagtgctctgcttcttcttcaacttcaTCAAATATCAACAGTTCTGAACACCTTCGTTCTCAGCTCGATCATCTTCATGCTGAAGCGAACACCACCACTACCAAGG CAAATAATGCTAGAATGAGGCTCCTGCGGCTGTCAGAAGCTGCAGAGAAGCTCCAAAAACAAGCAGCTATAAGCATTCAGAGGGGAGATGAAAATGGTGCGAGGGAAATGCTTTTCCAGAGGAAGAAGGTGTTGCAAGCTCTGGAAAAGTCTAAAAGCCGTATCGAATTGCTTGATGAGCTATCCACAAAGCTAAGTGAG GCAATATCTTTGAAAGAAAGTCAGCTCATTGGGTCCACAATGAACATGGAAGACACAATAGAAGATGCTTCAAGTCCCATTCGAATTGTTGCACCATCGGAGGAGGTTCAAGGAGATTTCTCCGAGGATGACTCAGAACCAAACACAATGAATTTCAGTGATATTCAAGGGAACCAACTAGATGATGAGGAGGCTGTGAATATTCTGGGATCACTTAGCAATGACAGTTGGAATGAAGACAATACTGTTAGCTGCTTGTCAGTTACATCTGCTTATGACGAATTCCTGGAAAATATAGATAAAAAGCTTGACGAAATTGAAGCTGAACTAGTTACTGTTTTGAATGTCTCAACGTTGGTTCTGGACAGTGAAGAGAGACCAAAAAATTCCAGGTTGCAACAAACAACAGAACTTCTCGAGAGCATCCGCACAATAAGACAGAG aattgcaagtatcaatGTATCACAGAGGCAAAACTGA
- the LOC110264452 gene encoding uncharacterized protein LOC110264452, which translates to MSVREAMERSLNGSKIILRFNEKRQAVGDGAGLLSGILGVLGSDYSKFSICEKSWKKVRGKDRVYDDCIKEMFHFQDSSGRIKKTLLQQIERSWKDTKGKLYNSHYKPTRTLEHNFEKRPEEIPREY; encoded by the exons ATGAGTGTGAGGGAGGCTATGGAGCGGTCTCTTAATGGTAGCAAGATCATACTGAGGTTCAATGAGAAACGGCAAGCAGTCGGAGATGGAGCTGGCTTGTTGAGTGGCATTTTAGGAGTGCTGGGTTCTGATTACAGCAAATTTTCTATCTGTGAAAAGAGTTGGAAAAAAGTGCGGGGCAAAGACAGGGTTTATGATGATTGCATAAAG GAGATGTTCCACTTTCAGGATAGCAGTGGTAGAATCAAGAAAACACTTTTGCAACAAATAGAGAGGTCCTGGAAGGACACAAAGGGGAAGCTGTATAACTCGCATTACAAACCAACAAGGACACTTGAGCATAATTTTGAGAAGCGTCCGGAGGAAATTCCTAGAGAGTATTAG
- the LOC107608898 gene encoding uncharacterized protein LOC107608898 isoform X4: MRLLRLSEAAEKLQKQAAISIQRGDENGAREMLFQRKKVLQALEKSKSRIELLDELSTKLSEVKGMHYSTLRVSLENIPFEFQAISLKESQLIGSTMNMEDTIEDASSPIRIVAPSEEVQGDFSEDDSEPNTMNFSDIQGNQLDDEEAVNILGSLSNDSWNEDNTVSCLSVTSAYDEFLENIDKKLDEIEAELVTVLNVSTLVLDSEERPKNSRLQQTTELLESIRTIRQRIASINVSQRQN, from the exons ATGAGGCTCCTGCGGCTGTCAGAAGCTGCAGAGAAGCTCCAAAAACAAGCAGCTATAAGCATTCAGAGGGGAGATGAAAATGGTGCGAGGGAAATGCTTTTCCAGAGGAAGAAGGTGTTGCAAGCTCTGGAAAAGTCTAAAAGCCGTATCGAATTGCTTGATGAGCTATCCACAAAGCTAAGTGAGGTGAAGGGAATGCATTATAGTACTCTCAGAGTTTCATTGGAAAATATACCCTTTGAA TTTCAGGCAATATCTTTGAAAGAAAGTCAGCTCATTGGGTCCACAATGAACATGGAAGACACAATAGAAGATGCTTCAAGTCCCATTCGAATTGTTGCACCATCGGAGGAGGTTCAAGGAGATTTCTCCGAGGATGACTCAGAACCAAACACAATGAATTTCAGTGATATTCAAGGGAACCAACTAGATGATGAGGAGGCTGTGAATATTCTGGGATCACTTAGCAATGACAGTTGGAATGAAGACAATACTGTTAGCTGCTTGTCAGTTACATCTGCTTATGACGAATTCCTGGAAAATATAGATAAAAAGCTTGACGAAATTGAAGCTGAACTAGTTACTGTTTTGAATGTCTCAACGTTGGTTCTGGACAGTGAAGAGAGACCAAAAAATTCCAGGTTGCAACAAACAACAGAACTTCTCGAGAGCATCCGCACAATAAGACAGAG aattgcaagtatcaatGTATCACAGAGGCAAAACTGA
- the LOC107608898 gene encoding uncharacterized protein LOC107608898 isoform X1: MIAKCASPIPIAIAVPSSHSHRPSLRPINIIIKCSASSSTSSNINSSEHLRSQLDHLHAEANTTTTKANNARMRLLRLSEAAEKLQKQAAISIQRGDENGAREMLFQRKKVLQALEKSKSRIELLDELSTKLSEVKGMHYSTLRVSLENIPFEFQAISLKESQLIGSTMNMEDTIEDASSPIRIVAPSEEVQGDFSEDDSEPNTMNFSDIQGNQLDDEEAVNILGSLSNDSWNEDNTVSCLSVTSAYDEFLENIDKKLDEIEAELVTVLNVSTLVLDSEERPKNSRLQQTTELLESIRTIRQRIASINVSQRQN; encoded by the exons ATGATAGCGAAGTGTGCCTCACCCATTCCCATTGCCATTGCTGTTCCCAGCAGCCATAGCCACAGACCTTCACTGAGGcccatcaacatcatcatcaagtgctctgcttcttcttcaacttcaTCAAATATCAACAGTTCTGAACACCTTCGTTCTCAGCTCGATCATCTTCATGCTGAAGCGAACACCACCACTACCAAGG CAAATAATGCTAGAATGAGGCTCCTGCGGCTGTCAGAAGCTGCAGAGAAGCTCCAAAAACAAGCAGCTATAAGCATTCAGAGGGGAGATGAAAATGGTGCGAGGGAAATGCTTTTCCAGAGGAAGAAGGTGTTGCAAGCTCTGGAAAAGTCTAAAAGCCGTATCGAATTGCTTGATGAGCTATCCACAAAGCTAAGTGAGGTGAAGGGAATGCATTATAGTACTCTCAGAGTTTCATTGGAAAATATACCCTTTGAA TTTCAGGCAATATCTTTGAAAGAAAGTCAGCTCATTGGGTCCACAATGAACATGGAAGACACAATAGAAGATGCTTCAAGTCCCATTCGAATTGTTGCACCATCGGAGGAGGTTCAAGGAGATTTCTCCGAGGATGACTCAGAACCAAACACAATGAATTTCAGTGATATTCAAGGGAACCAACTAGATGATGAGGAGGCTGTGAATATTCTGGGATCACTTAGCAATGACAGTTGGAATGAAGACAATACTGTTAGCTGCTTGTCAGTTACATCTGCTTATGACGAATTCCTGGAAAATATAGATAAAAAGCTTGACGAAATTGAAGCTGAACTAGTTACTGTTTTGAATGTCTCAACGTTGGTTCTGGACAGTGAAGAGAGACCAAAAAATTCCAGGTTGCAACAAACAACAGAACTTCTCGAGAGCATCCGCACAATAAGACAGAG aattgcaagtatcaatGTATCACAGAGGCAAAACTGA
- the LOC107608898 gene encoding uncharacterized protein LOC107608898 isoform X2 yields the protein MIAKCASPIPIAIAVPSSHSHRPSLRPINIIIKCSASSSTSSNINSSEHLRSQLDHLHAEANTTTTKANNARMRLLRLSEAAEKLQKQAAISIQRGDENGAREMLFQRKKVLQALEKSKSRIELLDELSTKLSEFQAISLKESQLIGSTMNMEDTIEDASSPIRIVAPSEEVQGDFSEDDSEPNTMNFSDIQGNQLDDEEAVNILGSLSNDSWNEDNTVSCLSVTSAYDEFLENIDKKLDEIEAELVTVLNVSTLVLDSEERPKNSRLQQTTELLESIRTIRQRIASINVSQRQN from the exons ATGATAGCGAAGTGTGCCTCACCCATTCCCATTGCCATTGCTGTTCCCAGCAGCCATAGCCACAGACCTTCACTGAGGcccatcaacatcatcatcaagtgctctgcttcttcttcaacttcaTCAAATATCAACAGTTCTGAACACCTTCGTTCTCAGCTCGATCATCTTCATGCTGAAGCGAACACCACCACTACCAAGG CAAATAATGCTAGAATGAGGCTCCTGCGGCTGTCAGAAGCTGCAGAGAAGCTCCAAAAACAAGCAGCTATAAGCATTCAGAGGGGAGATGAAAATGGTGCGAGGGAAATGCTTTTCCAGAGGAAGAAGGTGTTGCAAGCTCTGGAAAAGTCTAAAAGCCGTATCGAATTGCTTGATGAGCTATCCACAAAGCTAAGTGAG TTTCAGGCAATATCTTTGAAAGAAAGTCAGCTCATTGGGTCCACAATGAACATGGAAGACACAATAGAAGATGCTTCAAGTCCCATTCGAATTGTTGCACCATCGGAGGAGGTTCAAGGAGATTTCTCCGAGGATGACTCAGAACCAAACACAATGAATTTCAGTGATATTCAAGGGAACCAACTAGATGATGAGGAGGCTGTGAATATTCTGGGATCACTTAGCAATGACAGTTGGAATGAAGACAATACTGTTAGCTGCTTGTCAGTTACATCTGCTTATGACGAATTCCTGGAAAATATAGATAAAAAGCTTGACGAAATTGAAGCTGAACTAGTTACTGTTTTGAATGTCTCAACGTTGGTTCTGGACAGTGAAGAGAGACCAAAAAATTCCAGGTTGCAACAAACAACAGAACTTCTCGAGAGCATCCGCACAATAAGACAGAG aattgcaagtatcaatGTATCACAGAGGCAAAACTGA